The Streptomyces tendae DNA segment CGCACTCTGGATACACCCTCAAATCCGCAGTGATATGTCTGTAATGTCCGTCCTGGCGGAGGCTGACCAGGACTTTTCCGCTGTTCTCGCTGACTCAGGCGGCGATGGCCGCTAGTCTCCGACGGAGAGTGAACGGGCAACACGTGTTGCCCGTGACTCCCCAGGTGTGGGGCGACTAGGTTCCTCACCGGTCCGTATCCGACAGTTCGACATCCGAGGTGACGTAGGCGTGGCTCTTCCGCCCCTTACCCCTGAACAGCGCGCAGCCGCGCTCGAAAAGGCCGCCGCGGCTCGCCGGGAGCGGGCCGAGGTCAAGAATCGACTCAAGCACTCCGGCGCCTCCCTGCACGAGGTCATCAAGCAGGGCCAGGAGAACGACGTCATCGGCAAGATGAAGGTCTCCGCCCTGCTCGAGTCCCTGCCGGGCGTGGGCAAGGTCCGCGCCAAGCAGATCATGGAGCGTCTGGGGATCTCCGAGAGCCGCCGCGTGCGGGGTCTCGGTTCGAACCAGATCGCCTCCCTGGAGCGCGAGTTCGGCAGCACCGGCTCCTGAGTCCCGGACCGTCCGGGACCTCCGTCCCGGACAGCCCGCGATTGCTGGAATAATCGCCGCATGGCTGCAACACCCCGGGGGACGTCCCCCGTACCCCCGGACGATCGTCCGCGGCTGACCGTGCTCTCCGGCCCCTCAGGGGTCGGCAAGAGCACGGTCGTCGCTCATATGCGCAAGGAACACCCCGAGGTCTGGCTCTCGGTGTCGGCGACGACCCGCATGCCCCGTCCCGGTGAGCAGCACGGTGTCCACTACTTCTTCGTCACCGACGAGGAGATGGACAAGCTGATCGCCAACGGCGAGCTGCTGGAGTGGGCCGAGTTCGCCGGCAACCGCTACGGCACGCCCCGCGCGGCGGTGCTGGAGCACCTGGAGGCGGGTGTGCCCGTGCTCCTGGAGATCGACCTCCAGGGCGCGCGGCAGGTCCGTGAGTCCATGGCCGAGGCCCAGCTGGTCTTCCTGGCCCCTCCCTCCTGGGAGGAGCTGGTGCGCAGGCTCACCGGCCGGGGTACCGAGTCGCCCGAGGTCATCGAGCGCCGCCTGGCGGCCGCGAGGACCGAACTCGCGGCCGAGCCGGAGTTCGACACCACCCTGGTCAACACCTCCGTCGAGGCGGTCGCCCGCGAGCTGCTAGCCTTGATGAACGTCGTGTGATCGTGGACAACCGTCCGCAGACCAGATCGACAGAATCTTTCCCATCCATCGGAAGGTAGAGCGTGTCCTCTTCCATCTCCGCGCCCGAGGGCATCATCAACCCGCCGATCGACGAGCTTCTCGAGGCCACGGACTCGAAGTACAGCCTCGTGATCTACGCGGCCAAGCGGGCCCGCCAGATCAACGCGTACTACTCGCAGCTCGGCGAGGGTCTCCTCGAGTACGTCGGTCCTCTCGTCGACACCCACGTCCACGAGAAGCCGCTCTCGATCGCCCTGCGCGAGATCAACGCGGGACTGCTGACCTCCGAGGCCGTCGAAGGCCCCGCCCAGTAATCGGTCAGTACGTCGTACCATCAGCTTGCAGCTGACTTTTCCACAGGCCCGGCAGCACGTCTGCCGGGCCTGTGGTGTCTCATGGGGGATGGCAGCAGGTTTCCGAGGCGCGGGGAGAGACGGTGGACAAGCCGAAGGTCGTTCTGGGGGTCAGTGGCGGCATCGCCGCCTACAAGGCCTGTGAGCTGCTCCGGCGGCTCACGGAGTCGGGACACGACGTACGCGTCGTCCCCACCGCCTCCGCCCTGCACTTCGTCGGCGCCGCCACCTGGTCCGCCCTGTCCGGCAACCCCGTCTCCACCGAGGTCTGGGACGACGTCCACGAGGTGCCGCACGTCCGCATCGGCCAGCACGCCGACCTGGTGGTCGTCGCCCCGGCCACGGCGGACATGCTCGCCAAGGCGGCCCACGGCCTCGCCGACGACCTGCTGACCAACACCCTGCTCACCGCGCGCTGCCCGGTGGTCTTCGCCCCCGCCATGCACACCGAGATGTGGGAGCACCCGGCCACCCAGGAGAACGTGGCCACCCTGCGCTCCCGGGGCGCCGTCGTCATCGAGCCGGCTGTCGGCCGCCTCACCGGCGTCGACACCGGCAAGGGCCGGCTGCCCGACCCGGCCGAGATCTTCGAGGTCTGCCGCCGCGTCCTGGCACGCGGCGCCGCCGACCCCGACCTCGCGGGCCGGCACGTCGTCGTGAGCGCCGGCGGCACCCGCGAGCCCCTCGACCCGGTCCGCTTCCTCGGCAACCGCTCCTCCGGCAAGCAGGGCTACGCCCTCGCCCGCACCGCCGCCGCCCGCGGCGCCCGCGTCACGCTGATCGCGGCCAACACCGCGCTGCCCGACCCGGCCGGGGTGGACATCGTCCGCGTCGGGACCGCCGTGGAGCTGCGCGAGGCCGTCGTGAGCGCCGCCGCCGACGCGGACGCCGTGGTCATGGCCGCCGCCGTCGCCGACTTCCGCCCCGCGGTCTACGCGGCCGGGAAGATAAAGAAGAAGGACGGCGAGGAGCCGGAGCCCATCACCCTGGTGCGGAATCCGGACATTCTCGCGGAGGTTTCCGGCGACCGGGTGAGGTCCGGACAGGTGATCGTGGGCTTCGCCGCGGAGACCGACGACGTCCTCGCCAACGGCCGCGCCAAGCTCAAGCGCAAGGGCTGCGACCTGCTCGTGGTGAACGAGGTGGGCGAGACCAAGACCTTCGGTTCCGAGACCAACGAGGCCGTGGTGCTGGGCGCCGACGGCAGCGAGACGCCCGTCCCGCACGGCCCGAAGGAGGCCCTCGCCGACACCGTCTGGGACCTCGTGGCCGAGCGCCTCGCATGAGTGGCTCATCCACGGCCCGCATCCTCGGAACGTCCTCCTCCGGGGTGTGGCGCCTCTGGCGAACCGCGCCTCGCCCGGAGAGAATGCCCGTGCCGCAGGTCACAGCCCTCTCGCGAGGCGAGACGCGGGGACCCGTGGCGCGGCACGACCGATAAACTGTTCCACGGACGGCGTCGGGTGCAGCCCCCGCCGTTCGCCCATGATCAGCCAGCAGCCGCTGCAACCCCAGGGAGCATTGTGTCCCGTCGTCTGTTCACCTCGGAGTCCGTGACCGAGGGTCACCCCGACAAGATCGCTGACCAGATCAGCGACACCATCCTCGACGCGTTGCTCCGCGAGGACCCGTCGTCCCGGGTCGCCGTCGAGACCCTGATCACCACCGGCCTGGTGCACGTCGCCGGTGAGGTCACCACCAAGACGTACGCGGACATCGCGACGCTGGTGCGCAGCAAGATCCTGGAGATCGGTTACGACTCCTCGAAGAAGGGCTTCGACGGCGCCTCCTGCGGCGTCTCGGTGTCGATCGGCGCGCAGTCCCCGGACATCGCCCAGGGTGTCGACACGGCGTACGAGACCCGTGTCGAGGGCGACGACGACGAGCTGGACCGGCAGGGCGCCGGCGACCAGGGCCTGATGTTCGGCTACGCGACGGACGAGACGCCGACGCTGATGCCGCTGCCGATCTTCCTCGCCCACCGCCTGTCCAAGCGCCTGTCCGACGTCCGCAAGAACGGGACCATCCCCTACCTGCGCCCGGACGGCAAGACCCAGGTCACCATCGAGTACGACGGCGACAAGGCGGTCCGCCTGGACACCGTGGTCGTCTCCTCGCAGCATGCCTCCGACATCGACCTGGAGTCGCTGCTCGCGCCCGACATCCGCGAGTTCGTGGTGGAGCCGGAGCTGAAGGCGCTCCTCGACGACGGCATCAAGCTGGACACCGAGAAGTACCGCCTGCTGGTGAACCCCACCGGCCGCTTCGAGATCGGCGGCCCGATGGGCGACGCCGGCCTCACCGGCCGCAAGATCATCATCGACACCTACGGCGGCATGGCCCGCCACGGCGGCGGCGCGTTCTCCGGCAAGGACCCGTCCAAGGTGGACCGCTCCGCCGCGTACGCGATGCGCTGGGTCGCGAAGAACGTGGTGGCGGCCGGCCTCGCCGCGCGCTGCGAGGTCCAGGTGGCCTACGCGATCGGCAAGGCCGAGCCGGTGGGCCTGTTCGTTGAGACCTTCGGCACCGCCAAGGTCGACGTCGAGCGGATCGAGCGGGCCATCGACGACGTCTTCGACCTCCGTCCCGCCGCGATCATCCGCGACCTGGACCTGCTGCGGCCGATCTACGCCCAGACCGCCGCGTACGGTCACTTCGGCCGTGAGCTGCCGGACTTCACCTGGGAGCGGACCGACCGCGTGGACGCGCTGCGGAAGGCCGCGGGGCTGTAGCCCCGCACGCTGTTTCGTCGCCTCGGCCCGGTGCGCCTCCCCCAGCGGGAGGGGCACCGGGCCTCGGTGTGTTCGAGAGCTGTGCCGGGCTGGTGGTCGGCCCGCCCTGGGGGGTGCCGTCGCGCCCACCCGTGCCGCTGGGATCCCCCCCAGGCTCTTGAGGCACTGGGAAGGCACGACTGCCCGCAACGGTGGCGGCCGGCGTTGTCAGTCGGGTTTGGAAGAATGCAGGCGTGAGCAGCGAGGACGGACAGCCGGACGGTGGTGCGCAGGGCGCGCCGCCCGAGCAGCTCGCGCTCATCCGGGAGAGCGTGCGTCAGGCCAAGGCCCCCCGGGCCAAGCCGCGCACCTGGCGGGGTGCCGCGCTCGCCAAGGAGCTGCCGGTCGCCCGGGTGCTCGTCGACAAGGGCGTGCTGCACCTCGACCGCTACTTCGACTACGCCGTCCCCGAGGAGCTGGACGCCGACGCCCAGCCGGGCGTGCGGGTGCGGGTGCGTTTCGGGGCCGGACGGCACCGGGTGCGGGACGGCCGGCGTGAGGGCGGGGGACTGATCGACGGGTTCCTCGTCGAGCGCCTGCCCGAGTCCGACTACGCGGGCCCGCTGGCCGCGCTGGCCCAGGTCGTCTCGCCCGAGCAGGTGCTGGACGAGGAGCTGCTCGGCCTGGCCCGCGCGGTCGCCGACCGGTACGCGGGCAGCCTCGCCGACGTGCTGCAGCTCGCCGTGCCGCCGCGCAACGCCCGCGCCGAGCAGCGTCCCTCGCCCGATCCGCTGCCCCCGCCCCCGGCCCCGGCGGCCGGGTCGTGGGAGCGGTACGACCAGGGACCGGCCTTCCTGGAGTCCCTGTCGTCGGGCGGCAGCCCCCGCGCCGTGTGGAACACGCTGCCGGGACCGCGGTGGAGCGAGGAGATCGCCCGGGCGGTCGCGGCGACCCTGTCCTCGGGGCGCGGCGCACTGGTCGTCCTGCCCGACGGACGGGCCGTCGCACGGCTCGACGCCGCGCTCACCGACCTGCTGGGGGAGGGTAGGCATGCGGTGCTCACCGCCGACGCCGGGCCGGAGAAGCGGTACGCGCAGTGGCTCGCCGTACGGCGGGGAGCGGTGCGCGCGGTGATCGGGACCCGGGCGGCGATGTTCGCCCCGGTGCGCGACCTCGGGCTGGTCGCCGTCTGGGACGACGGGGACGACAACCTCAGCGAGCAGCACGCCCCGCAGCCGCACGCGCGGGAGGTGCTGCTGCTGCGGGCGGCGCAGGACAGGTGCGGCTTCCTGCTGGGCGGCTGGAACTGCACCGTGGAGGCCGCGCAGCTCGTGGAGACCGGCTGGGCCAGGCCGTTGCACGCCGCGCGGGAGCAGGTGCGGGCCGCCGCCCCACTGGTGCGGACCGTGGGCGACCAGGACCTCGCGCGGGACGAGGCCGCCCGCGCCGCGCGCCTGCCCACCCTCGCCTGGCAGGCGGTCCGTGAGGGCCTGCGGCACGGACCGGTGCTGGTCCAGGTGCCCCGGCGGGGCTACGTGCCACGGATGGCGTGCGCGGACTGCCGGGCGCCGGCGCGGTGCCGCCACTGCTCCGGCCCGCTGGAGGCGCACGGCTCGGACGACCTGCGGTGCGGATGGTGCGGGCGTACGGAGAGCGGCTGGCACTGTCCCGAGTGCGGCGGTTTCCGGCTGCGGGCGCAGGTGGTGGGGGCGCGGCGGACCGCCGAGGAGCTGGGGCGTGCCTTCCCCGCGGTCCCGGTCCGTACCTCGGGTCGTGAGCATGTGCTGGACACGGTGCCGGGGACACCCGCCGTGGTGGTGAGCACGCCGGGCGCCGAACCGGTGGCCGAGGGCGGCTACGCGGCGGCGCTGCTGCTGGACGGGTGGGCCATGCTGAGCCGCCCCGACCTGCGGGCCGGCGAGGACGCCCTGCGGCGCTGGATGGGCGCGGCGGCGCTGGTCCGCCCGCAGTCGGCGGGCGGCACGGTGGTCGTGGTGGCCGAACCGACCCTGCGGCCGGTGCAGGCGCTGGTGCGCTGGGACCCGGCGGGCCACGCGCTGCGGGAACTGGCCGAGCGGGGCGAGCTGGGCTTCCCGCCGGTGTCGCGGATGGCGGCGGTGTCGGGGCCGGGGGAGGCGGTGGCCGAGTTCCTGGGGGCCGTGGAGCTGCCGGCGCGGGCGGAGGTACTGGGGCCGGTGCCCCTGCCGGTCACCCCGGCGGGCCGCCCGCGGCGTCCGGGCGCGCCCCCGCCCGGCGAGCAGTGGGACCGGGCACTGATCCGGGTGCCTCCGGGGAACGGGGCGGCCCTGGCCGCCGCGCTGAAGTCGGCGCAGGCGGCGCGGATGGCGCGGGGCGGCAGTACGCCGGTGTGGGTCCGCATCGACCCGCCGGACATCGGCTGAGAGCTGCCGGACATCGGCTGAGACCCGCCGGACATCGGCTGTGGACCGTCGGCCGGCGGGTGCCGGTCGACGGTCGTGCGCGGTGTGCCGCGTGGTGCGGCCCGGGGTGAACCCTCGGGGCCGGGCGGAGGGGCCCTCCCGGGACGGCGAACCGGGAGGGCGGTACGGAGGGCTGAGGCGTCAGCCGTTGCGGGGGGTAGGGAAGGCCGTGGGGCGCGGGTCGTCGCGGAGGGACGGGCTGCCTGCCGTCGGCTGGGTCGGCATGGAGCGGGCCGCGGGCACGGTGGGGACGGTGGTGACACCGGTGCCCACGTTGACCGTGCGGGTCGTGGACGACTCCGGGGCCCGCTCGCCCTCGGCGGGGGCCGCTGCCTGCGCGGCCGCCCGGCGGGCGCCGTACCGGCGGTGCACGGCCTGCTTGGTGACCCCGAGCGCGGAGCCCACCGCGTCCCACGAGAAACCCAGCGAACGGTCGAAGTCCACGGCGGCCGTGACCAGGGTCTCGACGCTGTCCCGCAGCTCCTGGGCGAGACGTACGGTCGGGGCGGGCGCGCGTCCGTAGACGACGAAGCCCGTGGAGGGGCCGGAGCGGCGCGGGCGGTAGACGTTGCCGAGCTGGGCGGTGAGCGTGCGCAGCGCGTCCACCTGCCGGCGGACCCGCTCGATGTCCCGCACCAGCAAGTGCAGGCTGGCCCGAGCCTGGGCGTCGTGGGTTGCGTGGTCGGCCATGAACAAGCCTCTCGAACCGGCGTTGAAAGGGATGGACCCTGTCGGGGCCCGTGGTCAACTCTTTCTTGACCAACGCCGATTCGGTCCGCGGGTCACGGGCTGGGGGCGCGGCGGCATATGCGTACGCCCCTGCGAGGACCACCTGGTACGACGAGGCCCCCAGCTCGGAACGTTCCTGCACCGCACGGCGCGCGTCCGGGGCGCGGCACCCTCGTCCCCGCGTCCACGGGGGAGGGCCGCCCCATAGACTGGTGCGTCGCCCGAACGTTCCCGCCCGAGAGGCCCTCAGCACCCCATGAAGCTCGTCTTCGCCGGTACCCCCGAGGTCGCCGTTCCCGCACTGGACGCTCTTCTCGCCTCCGGACGGCACGAGGTCGCCGCCGTCGTGACGCGGCCCGACGCGCCCGCCGGCCGTGGCCGCAGGCTCGTCGCCTCGCCCGTCGCCGAGCGCGCGGAGGAGGCCGGGATCGAGGTGCTGAAACCCGCGAAGCCGCGCGACCCCGAGTTCCTGGAGCGCCTCACCGAGATCGCACCGGACTGCTGCCCCGTCGTCGCCTACGGCGCCCTCCTGCCCCGGGTCGCCCTCGACATCCCCGCCCACGGCTGGGTCAATCTGCACTTCTCGCTGCTGCCCGCCTGGCGCGGAGCCGCCCCCGTGCAGCACGCGATCATGGCGGGCGACGAGATCACCGGCGCCAGCACCTTCCTCATCGAGGAGGGCCTGGACTCCGGGCCCGTCTACGGCACCGTCACCGAGGAGATCCGCCCCACCGACACCAGCGGCGACCTGCTCACCCGGCTCGCCTTCGCCGGCTCCGGGCTGCTCGCCGCGACCATGGACGGCATCGAGGACGGCACCCTGAAGGCCGTACCGCAGCCCGCCGACGGCGTCAGTCTGGCCCCCAAGGTCAACGTCGAGGACGCCCGCGTGGACTGGGGGACCCCGGCGCTGCGCGTCGACCGGGTCGTCCGCGGCTGCACACCCGCGCCCGGCGCCTGGACCACCTTCCGCGGCGAGCGGCTGAAGATCGTCCAGGCCGTGCCGGTACCGGACCGCACCGACCTCGTCCCCGGGCAGCTGCACGCCGGGAAGAACAACGTGTACGTCGGGACCGGCTCGTACGCGGTGGAGCTGCTGTGGGTGCAGGCCCAGGGCAAGAAGCCGATGCGCGCCGCCGACTGGGCGCGCGGGGTGCGGATCGCGGCCGGGGAGACCCTCGGCGACTGACGCCCCCGGCTGCTCCACGACGTAGGCTGGAGCGCGCACTTCACCCCACATCCGGAGCACCTTTTACGTGAGCGACCAGCCCCGTCGGCCCCGCAGGCCCGCCAAGCCCTACCGCCGTCCCAAGAAGGACCCCGTCCGTATCCTCGCCTTCGAGGCGCTGCGGGCCGTGGACGAGCGTGACGCGTACGCCAACCTCGTCCTGCCCCCGCTGCTGCGCAAGGCGCGCGAGAGCGAGGGACCCGAGAAGTTCGACGCGCGGGACGCGGCGCTCGCCACCGAGCTGGTGTACGGCACGCTGCGCCGCCAGGGCACCTACGACGCTGTCATCGCGGCCTGCGTCGACCGGCCGCTGCGCGAGGTGGACCCGCCGGTGCTCGACGTGCTGAGCCTCGGCGCCCACCAGCTCCTCGGCACGCGCATCCCCACGCACGCCGCCGTGTCCGCCACCGTGGAACTGGCCCGGGTGGTACTCGGCGACGGGCGCGCCAAGTTCGTCAACGCCGTGCTGCGCAAGATCGCCCAGGACGACCTGGACAGCTGGCTGGAGCGGGTCGCGCCGCCCTACGACGAGGACCCCGAGGACCACCTCGCCGTCGTGCACTCGCACCCCCGCTGGGTGGTCTCCGCGCTGTGGGACTCCCTCGGCGGCGGACGCGCCGGCGTCGAGGAGCTGCTGCGCGCCGACAACGAACGGCCCGAGGTGACGCTGGTCGCCCGTCCCGGGCGGGCCACGGCCGACGAGCTGCTCGCCCAGGAGGCCGCCGTCCCCGGCCGCTGGTCCCCGTACGCGGTGCGGCTCACCGAGGGCGGGGAGCCCGGCGCGGTCCCGGCGGTCGCCGAGGGGCGGGCCGGGGTGCAGGACGAGGGCAGCCAGCTGGTGGCGCTCGCGCTCGCGGCGGCGCCCGTCGAAGGGCCGGACCGCCGGTGGCTGGACGCGTGCGCGGGGCCCGGCGGCAAGGCGGCGCTGCTCGGCGCGATCGCCGCCGAGCGCGGTGCCGTGCTGCTCGCCTCCGAGAAGCAGCCGCACCGGGCGGGCCTGGTCGCCAAGGCGCTGGCCGGCAACCCCGGGCCGTACCAGGTGGTCGCCGCCGACGGGACCCGGCCGCCGTGGCGGCCCGGGAGCTTCGACCGGGTGCTGGTCGACGTGCCGTGCACGGGTCTGGGCGCGCTGCGGCGCCGGCCCGAGGCGCGGTGGCGGCGCCGCCCCGAGGACCTCGACGGCTTCGCGCCCCTGCAGCGCGGACTGCTGCGGACCGCGCTGGAGTCCGTACGGGTCGGCGGCGTCGTCGGCTACGCGACCTGCTCCCCGCACCTCGCGGAGACGCGGGCCGTGGTGGCGGACCTGCTCAAGCAGTTCCCGGACGCCGAACTGATCGACGCCCGCCTGCTCCTCCCGGACGTCCCGGACCTCGGTGAGGGCCCGGACATCCAGCTCTGGCCCCACCTCCACGGCACCGACGCGATGTATCTGGCGCTGTTGCGCCGTACGGCCTGACCCGGAGGACGCGGGCGCCGCGCTCCTCCCTCTCCCGACGGGAGCCGCCCTCACCGTGGCGCACCGAGCCCGGCCACGGGTCCTCGCCGCGGCAGCATGTCGTGAGCAGCGGTCGTCCCGCCGGGCACGTGTCCGGCCCGCGGCGGAGCCGGTGGCGGTCCCGGACGGCGGGGTGCGACAACGCGCATCCCCCGGCCGACGACCGGGGCGGCTGTCCGCGCAGACAGCGGACGGGCGACGGGACGCCGTGGGCAGCGGGTGCGGGCGGGGGCTGATCAACTGCCCGTTGGGCGCGCCACCCATGGGTGGCGCGTCCGGGCGGGGCCGGGCGACCCGCCGCGGGGGTGCGGATCTCCGTGTCGCCGCCCCCGTTGACCAGTCCCCGGACCGTTGGTACCGCCGCGCGGCGCAGCGCATACGCTTGGGGCATGGCCCCGCAGATCAGTCCCAGCATCCTGTCCGCCGACTTCGCCCGGCTCGCGGACGAGGCGAAAGCCGTGGAGGGAGCCGACTGGCTCCACGTCGACGTGATGGACAATCACTTCGTCCCCAACCTGACTCTCGGCGTGCCGGTCGTGGAGTCGCTGGCCCGCGCGACGGACACGCCGCTGGACTGCCATCTGATGATCGAGGCGCCCGACCGCTGGGCGCCGCAGTTCGTGGAGGCGGGGGCCGGTTCCGTCACCTTCCACGTCGAGGCCGCCACCGCGCCGGTCCGGCTCGCCCGGGAGATCCGCGCCAAGGGGGCCCGCGCGTCCATGGCCCTGCGGCCCGCGACGCCGATCGAGCCGTACGAGGACCTGCTGCCCGAGCTGGACATGCTGCTGATCATGACGGTGGAGCCGGGCTTCGGCGGGCAGGCGTTCCTCGACATCATGCTGCCGAAGATCCGCCGCACCCGTGAGCTGATCAGCAAGCACGGTCTGCAGCTGTGGCTGCAGGTCGACGGCGGTGTCTCGGCCTCCACCATCGAGCAGTGCGCCGACGCCGGTGCCGACGTCTTCGTCGCGGGCTCCGCGGTGTACGGGGCCTCGGACCCGGCCGAGGCGGTCCGTGCCCTGCGCAAGCAGGCCGAGACGGCGACGGCTGCGGCGTCGTGGTCGTGCGACCACTGAGCGTCAGATATGTGAACGGCGGTCGGCAGGGCTGATCGACAGCGCCGGATCTGCAAGGATGAACGGCGAGTCCAGAGTGTGAACAGCAGTGAGGAGAGCGCCGTGTCGGGTATGTCGGCGGGCCGGTCAGCCATGCGGATGGGACCCGCTGAGCTGGTGCAGGCGGCGGCCATGGCCCGCCGCTTCTACCTCGAGGGCAAGTCCAAGATCCAGATCGCCGAGGAGTTCGGCGTCAGCCGCTTCAAGGTGGCCCGGGTCCTGGAGACCGCCCTCGAGCGTGATCTGGTACGCATCGAGATCCGCGTGCCCGCCGAGCTGGACGCCGAGCGCTCGGACGCGCTCCGTGCCCGCTACGGTCTGCGGCACGCGGTCGTGGTCGAGTCCCCGGCCGAGGCCGAGGAGACCCCCGACCCGGAGAACCTGGGAGAGGTGGCCGCCGACCTGCTCGGCGAGCTGGTCAACGAAGGGGATGTGCTGGGCCTGGCCTGGGGCCGTTCCACCATCCACATGGCGGCGGCCCTCGACCGGCTGCCGCCCTGCACGGTCGTCCAGCTGACCGGCGTGTACGACGCGGGCACCGCGGAACGGGGCTCGGTGGAGGCCGTGCGCCGCGCCGCCCAGGTGTCGGGCGGCGACGCCCACCCCATCTACGCGCCGATGCTGCTGCCCGACGCCGCCACCGCGGAGGCGCTGCGCCACCAGACGGGCATCGCGCGGGCCTTCGAGTACTTCGACAAGGTCACCGTCGCCTGCGTCTCCATCGGCTCCTGGGAGCCTGGCATCTCCACCGTGCACGACATGCTCAGCGACGAGGAGCGGGCGCACTACGCCTCCCTCGGCGTCGCCGCCGAGATGTCCGCCCACCTCTTCGACGCCGAGGGCCGCCGGGTCGGCCGCGACCTGGGCGAGCGGTGCATCACGGTCAAGACCGACCAGCTGCGCAAGGTGCCCGAGGTCGTCGCGATCGCCGGCGGACAGCGCAAGGGACCGGCGATCGACGCGGTGCTGCGCTCCGGCCTCGTCACCAGCCTGGTGACCGACACCTCCGCCGCCGACTACCTGATGACCGCCGGACCCGCCCCGCGGTCCTCCCTGAACCGTGCGGACCCGGACGGCCCCTGACGGCGGGTGGGACCGGGAGGGGGCTGGCAGCATCGGCCGCATGATGCTGCGACGCGCCCTCCTCCCGCGTCTCGTGGCCTGCCTGCTGCTCGCCCTGCTGGCGGGCTGCTCCACCGAGGGCGACGACGGCGGGGTACCGGCGTGGGCCGAGGGACTGCCCACCGTGCAGGCCTCCGACCTGCCCGCCGAGGCCCGCCGCACCCTTGAGCTGATCG contains these protein-coding regions:
- the metK gene encoding methionine adenosyltransferase; this encodes MSRRLFTSESVTEGHPDKIADQISDTILDALLREDPSSRVAVETLITTGLVHVAGEVTTKTYADIATLVRSKILEIGYDSSKKGFDGASCGVSVSIGAQSPDIAQGVDTAYETRVEGDDDELDRQGAGDQGLMFGYATDETPTLMPLPIFLAHRLSKRLSDVRKNGTIPYLRPDGKTQVTIEYDGDKAVRLDTVVVSSQHASDIDLESLLAPDIREFVVEPELKALLDDGIKLDTEKYRLLVNPTGRFEIGGPMGDAGLTGRKIIIDTYGGMARHGGGAFSGKDPSKVDRSAAYAMRWVAKNVVAAGLAARCEVQVAYAIGKAEPVGLFVETFGTAKVDVERIERAIDDVFDLRPAAIIRDLDLLRPIYAQTAAYGHFGRELPDFTWERTDRVDALRKAAGL
- the fmt gene encoding methionyl-tRNA formyltransferase, which codes for MKLVFAGTPEVAVPALDALLASGRHEVAAVVTRPDAPAGRGRRLVASPVAERAEEAGIEVLKPAKPRDPEFLERLTEIAPDCCPVVAYGALLPRVALDIPAHGWVNLHFSLLPAWRGAAPVQHAIMAGDEITGASTFLIEEGLDSGPVYGTVTEEIRPTDTSGDLLTRLAFAGSGLLAATMDGIEDGTLKAVPQPADGVSLAPKVNVEDARVDWGTPALRVDRVVRGCTPAPGAWTTFRGERLKIVQAVPVPDRTDLVPGQLHAGKNNVYVGTGSYAVELLWVQAQGKKPMRAADWARGVRIAAGETLGD
- the rpoZ gene encoding DNA-directed RNA polymerase subunit omega, which gives rise to MSSSISAPEGIINPPIDELLEATDSKYSLVIYAAKRARQINAYYSQLGEGLLEYVGPLVDTHVHEKPLSIALREINAGLLTSEAVEGPAQ
- a CDS encoding primosomal protein N' is translated as MSSEDGQPDGGAQGAPPEQLALIRESVRQAKAPRAKPRTWRGAALAKELPVARVLVDKGVLHLDRYFDYAVPEELDADAQPGVRVRVRFGAGRHRVRDGRREGGGLIDGFLVERLPESDYAGPLAALAQVVSPEQVLDEELLGLARAVADRYAGSLADVLQLAVPPRNARAEQRPSPDPLPPPPAPAAGSWERYDQGPAFLESLSSGGSPRAVWNTLPGPRWSEEIARAVAATLSSGRGALVVLPDGRAVARLDAALTDLLGEGRHAVLTADAGPEKRYAQWLAVRRGAVRAVIGTRAAMFAPVRDLGLVAVWDDGDDNLSEQHAPQPHAREVLLLRAAQDRCGFLLGGWNCTVEAAQLVETGWARPLHAAREQVRAAAPLVRTVGDQDLARDEAARAARLPTLAWQAVREGLRHGPVLVQVPRRGYVPRMACADCRAPARCRHCSGPLEAHGSDDLRCGWCGRTESGWHCPECGGFRLRAQVVGARRTAEELGRAFPAVPVRTSGREHVLDTVPGTPAVVVSTPGAEPVAEGGYAAALLLDGWAMLSRPDLRAGEDALRRWMGAAALVRPQSAGGTVVVVAEPTLRPVQALVRWDPAGHALRELAERGELGFPPVSRMAAVSGPGEAVAEFLGAVELPARAEVLGPVPLPVTPAGRPRRPGAPPPGEQWDRALIRVPPGNGAALAAALKSAQAARMARGGSTPVWVRIDPPDIG
- the gmk gene encoding guanylate kinase; amino-acid sequence: MAATPRGTSPVPPDDRPRLTVLSGPSGVGKSTVVAHMRKEHPEVWLSVSATTRMPRPGEQHGVHYFFVTDEEMDKLIANGELLEWAEFAGNRYGTPRAAVLEHLEAGVPVLLEIDLQGARQVRESMAEAQLVFLAPPSWEELVRRLTGRGTESPEVIERRLAAARTELAAEPEFDTTLVNTSVEAVARELLALMNVV
- a CDS encoding RsmB/NOP family class I SAM-dependent RNA methyltransferase; its protein translation is MSDQPRRPRRPAKPYRRPKKDPVRILAFEALRAVDERDAYANLVLPPLLRKARESEGPEKFDARDAALATELVYGTLRRQGTYDAVIAACVDRPLREVDPPVLDVLSLGAHQLLGTRIPTHAAVSATVELARVVLGDGRAKFVNAVLRKIAQDDLDSWLERVAPPYDEDPEDHLAVVHSHPRWVVSALWDSLGGGRAGVEELLRADNERPEVTLVARPGRATADELLAQEAAVPGRWSPYAVRLTEGGEPGAVPAVAEGRAGVQDEGSQLVALALAAAPVEGPDRRWLDACAGPGGKAALLGAIAAERGAVLLASEKQPHRAGLVAKALAGNPGPYQVVAADGTRPPWRPGSFDRVLVDVPCTGLGALRRRPEARWRRRPEDLDGFAPLQRGLLRTALESVRVGGVVGYATCSPHLAETRAVVADLLKQFPDAELIDARLLLPDVPDLGEGPDIQLWPHLHGTDAMYLALLRRTA
- the coaBC gene encoding bifunctional phosphopantothenoylcysteine decarboxylase/phosphopantothenate--cysteine ligase CoaBC produces the protein MDKPKVVLGVSGGIAAYKACELLRRLTESGHDVRVVPTASALHFVGAATWSALSGNPVSTEVWDDVHEVPHVRIGQHADLVVVAPATADMLAKAAHGLADDLLTNTLLTARCPVVFAPAMHTEMWEHPATQENVATLRSRGAVVIEPAVGRLTGVDTGKGRLPDPAEIFEVCRRVLARGAADPDLAGRHVVVSAGGTREPLDPVRFLGNRSSGKQGYALARTAAARGARVTLIAANTALPDPAGVDIVRVGTAVELREAVVSAAADADAVVMAAAVADFRPAVYAAGKIKKKDGEEPEPITLVRNPDILAEVSGDRVRSGQVIVGFAAETDDVLANGRAKLKRKGCDLLVVNEVGETKTFGSETNEAVVLGADGSETPVPHGPKEALADTVWDLVAERLA
- a CDS encoding integration host factor; its protein translation is MALPPLTPEQRAAALEKAAAARRERAEVKNRLKHSGASLHEVIKQGQENDVIGKMKVSALLESLPGVGKVRAKQIMERLGISESRRVRGLGSNQIASLEREFGSTGS